One stretch of Legionella birminghamensis DNA includes these proteins:
- a CDS encoding vWA domain-containing protein: MSDFHLLRPLWLFAFLPLIALFWRLWKQKAPFQAWAAICDPHLLSHLMKNQHAGKRHNSLLLLAGSFAFIIIALAGPVWKKLPVPAFKLLEPRVIVLDLSDAMLEDDLKPNRLMRAKFVLHDLFSRKETGQTGLVVYTGEPFVVSPLTEDAKTIDTLLDSLNPSIMPVSGQDLSAALQEAEQLIEQAGFSMGQILVLTATPPDAAALKTAGQLAGQGIDSSIMPILADSTLNPMFKPLAKAGNGILLNLNDEAASLTHWLNLAITSKQYTLSEQNEIPVWQDEGRWFLIPAMILLLPVFRRGWLQRVQL; this comes from the coding sequence GTGAGTGATTTCCATCTTCTTCGCCCACTCTGGCTTTTTGCGTTCTTACCCCTGATCGCCTTATTTTGGCGATTATGGAAACAGAAAGCGCCCTTTCAGGCCTGGGCAGCGATTTGTGATCCGCATTTGCTGTCCCATCTGATGAAAAATCAGCATGCGGGCAAAAGACATAATTCCCTGCTGCTATTAGCTGGCAGTTTTGCCTTCATAATTATTGCACTCGCAGGACCCGTATGGAAAAAGTTACCTGTTCCTGCCTTTAAGCTTCTGGAGCCCAGAGTTATTGTGCTGGATTTGTCGGATGCCATGCTGGAGGATGATTTAAAGCCTAACCGGCTTATGCGGGCCAAGTTTGTGCTGCATGATCTATTTAGCCGAAAAGAAACTGGCCAAACGGGTCTGGTTGTTTATACGGGCGAACCCTTTGTCGTGTCCCCGCTAACTGAGGATGCCAAAACCATTGATACCCTGCTTGATTCGTTAAACCCGTCAATTATGCCGGTTAGTGGTCAGGACTTGTCTGCTGCTTTGCAAGAAGCCGAGCAGCTAATTGAACAGGCTGGCTTTTCAATGGGGCAAATTCTGGTATTGACTGCGACTCCGCCTGATGCGGCAGCGCTGAAAACTGCAGGCCAACTGGCCGGGCAAGGAATTGACAGTTCAATTATGCCTATCCTGGCGGACTCAACCTTAAATCCGATGTTTAAGCCTTTAGCTAAAGCTGGAAACGGGATCCTTCTCAACTTAAATGATGAAGCCGCTTCACTGACCCACTGGCTGAATCTGGCAATAACCAGCAAACAATATACATTAAGCGAGCAAAATGAAATCCCTGTATGGCAGGATGAGGGCCGCTGGTTTTTAATACCGGCAATGATACTTCTTCTCCCTGTGTTTCGCAGAGGTTGGTTACAGAGGGTACAGTTATGA
- a CDS encoding tetratricopeptide repeat protein — protein sequence MRVLVFILTVFTITPSWSFSWQDLWYTPNQQAQALMQKGQYKKAGELFDQKDWQATAAYRGGNYQQAAQAYRSLKNEMGYYNAGNALAHMGKYEDALKAYDEALKMNPVNQDAKFNRRLVADLLKKEQEKQEKKDQNGAENKQNQQQDQNKQQQNQQGQGQDSKENQKNNNQQNGQPQKQENKQSDNSGSDEKKKEESAKEEQQSDKNASSSEKEDKQKKSQNDAMNAEDKADQQSAAQSQSSLSDKEQQQANEQWLKLIPDDPGGLLREKFLRDHIRRQRGWYQ from the coding sequence ATGAGGGTTTTGGTATTCATTTTAACTGTTTTCACCATTACACCATCCTGGTCATTCTCCTGGCAGGATTTATGGTATACACCCAATCAGCAGGCTCAAGCCTTAATGCAGAAAGGGCAATACAAAAAGGCGGGGGAATTATTTGACCAGAAGGATTGGCAGGCCACTGCTGCGTATCGGGGAGGGAATTATCAGCAGGCAGCGCAGGCCTATAGATCACTTAAAAACGAAATGGGCTATTACAATGCCGGAAATGCCCTGGCACATATGGGAAAATACGAGGATGCACTAAAAGCCTATGATGAAGCTTTGAAAATGAACCCTGTTAATCAGGATGCAAAATTTAACCGCAGGCTGGTTGCTGATCTGTTAAAAAAGGAACAAGAGAAGCAGGAAAAGAAAGATCAGAATGGTGCTGAGAATAAGCAAAATCAGCAACAGGACCAGAATAAACAACAACAGAATCAGCAGGGACAGGGGCAGGATTCAAAGGAAAACCAGAAAAATAATAACCAGCAGAATGGACAGCCGCAAAAACAGGAAAACAAACAATCAGATAATTCTGGCTCTGATGAGAAAAAGAAAGAGGAATCTGCTAAAGAGGAACAGCAATCGGATAAAAACGCTTCTTCTTCGGAAAAGGAAGATAAACAAAAGAAAAGCCAGAATGATGCAATGAATGCCGAAGACAAGGCAGACCAGCAGTCTGCAGCGCAGTCGCAATCGTCATTATCTGATAAGGAGCAGCAGCAGGCCAATGAGCAGTGGTTAAAATTGATTCCTGATGATCCTGGCGGATTGCTGCGGGAAAAGTTTTTGCGTGATCATATACGCCGGCAACGAGGGTGGTACCAATGA
- a CDS encoding BatD family protein: protein MKKIISLLILVYSGVLFAQLSMQLESSKVQIGQSFRLILTLDGQSNAVPDLTPLQDNFKIVGTERSTNYSLINGQARTLNQWTVFLVPIKLGMISIPSLQVGQEHTAPTNIEVTAGNSTQTTDKPLAKQEDIQLIAEVDNKTPYVNQQVIYTVKLYNSLQLLDTDFQGPQVDNALLVPLGDGRQYQTTENGRLFSVVEQQYAIFPQKSGELTVNPPSFSALVYDQMPHKMKISAEPLNLQIKPAPASFTGKEWLPANQVMLSDHYDKEPLNLQQGDTLTRVVTLEVVGMPAQLLPQLDFKGKDDFSVYPEKADEKNSYRQPYLVGTKTVKVTYLFNKAGKITIPELRLPWFNTVTQKNEVAVLAPRVIQISASANDAGSSASPASEPQPAATESAAVTSSPDGKTASRNWLAWGLAALFALAWLLTLGAGRFNFSKGNNKKAALKRIQTACLNNQAVEAQQSLIQWAALNWPDTRILSLADICEQIHDMNLKKQINELSEVLYHPQRKAWQGRPLWEALQQNLSGGAARRKSSLNLPPINPTA from the coding sequence ATGAAAAAAATTATTAGCCTCTTGATTTTAGTTTATTCCGGAGTTTTGTTTGCCCAGCTCAGCATGCAGCTGGAAAGCAGTAAAGTTCAGATTGGTCAATCGTTTCGTCTCATCCTGACGCTTGACGGTCAAAGCAATGCCGTACCTGATTTAACCCCGCTGCAGGATAATTTTAAGATTGTGGGTACAGAACGCAGCACTAATTACAGCCTGATTAATGGACAGGCGCGTACTCTCAACCAGTGGACTGTTTTTTTAGTGCCAATTAAACTGGGGATGATCAGCATTCCTTCCTTACAAGTGGGACAGGAACATACTGCGCCTACCAATATTGAAGTCACTGCCGGTAACTCCACCCAGACAACGGACAAACCGCTTGCCAAACAAGAAGATATTCAATTAATCGCTGAAGTCGACAACAAAACGCCTTATGTTAACCAGCAGGTGATATATACCGTCAAACTGTATAACAGTTTACAATTGCTGGATACGGATTTTCAGGGCCCGCAGGTGGATAATGCCCTTCTGGTACCCTTAGGCGACGGCAGGCAATATCAAACTACTGAGAATGGCCGTCTGTTTTCGGTTGTTGAGCAGCAATATGCCATTTTTCCCCAAAAAAGTGGGGAATTAACGGTTAACCCCCCCTCATTCAGTGCATTGGTTTATGATCAAATGCCGCATAAGATGAAAATTAGCGCCGAGCCGCTCAACCTGCAGATTAAGCCAGCCCCTGCGAGCTTTACAGGCAAGGAATGGCTGCCTGCCAATCAGGTCATGCTAAGTGATCACTATGACAAAGAGCCGCTTAACCTGCAGCAGGGTGACACACTGACGCGCGTGGTGACTCTGGAAGTGGTTGGCATGCCTGCACAATTGTTGCCGCAGCTGGATTTTAAAGGAAAAGATGATTTTTCGGTTTATCCTGAAAAAGCGGATGAAAAAAACAGCTATCGCCAGCCTTATCTGGTAGGAACAAAAACCGTCAAAGTGACTTATCTGTTCAATAAGGCTGGAAAAATTACCATACCGGAATTGCGTTTGCCCTGGTTTAACACGGTTACTCAAAAAAATGAGGTCGCTGTCCTTGCCCCCCGTGTTATCCAGATTAGCGCGAGCGCGAATGACGCTGGTAGTTCAGCAAGTCCAGCATCTGAGCCGCAACCGGCTGCAACAGAATCCGCTGCTGTGACTAGTTCACCCGATGGGAAAACGGCGAGCCGGAATTGGCTGGCCTGGGGATTGGCTGCCTTGTTTGCATTGGCCTGGCTGCTTACCTTGGGGGCAGGCCGCTTTAATTTCAGCAAGGGGAACAACAAAAAAGCGGCTTTGAAACGTATACAAACAGCCTGTTTGAATAATCAGGCTGTCGAGGCCCAGCAATCACTCATTCAATGGGCAGCACTCAATTGGCCTGATACACGAATTCTGAGTTTGGCTGATATTTGCGAGCAAATTCATGATATGAATCTTAAAAAACAAATTAACGAATTGTCTGAGGTTTTGTATCATCCACAGAGGAAAGCCTGGCAAGGGCGGCCTTTATGGGAGGCATTGCAACAAAACTTGTCTGGAGGGGCAGCCAGGCGGAAATCAAGTCTAAACCTGCCGCCTATTAATCCAACCGCGTAG
- a CDS encoding cold-shock protein has protein sequence MSAIVETGSVKWFNDDKGYGFISRDNGQDDVFVHFRSIVGTSGRKTLHEGQRVKFLVTKGPKGLQAEEVTAV, from the coding sequence ATGTCTGCTATAGTAGAAACTGGTTCGGTTAAATGGTTTAACGATGACAAGGGTTATGGTTTTATCAGCCGTGACAATGGCCAAGATGATGTTTTCGTACATTTTCGTTCAATCGTAGGAACGAGTGGTCGTAAAACACTGCATGAAGGTCAACGTGTTAAATTCCTGGTAACAAAAGGCCCTAAAGGTTTACAAGCCGAAGAAGTTACTGCGGTCTAA
- a CDS encoding MBL fold metallo-hydrolase, producing the protein MEVILKLLWLIFFCLLSGCQSGFYKGPPSDHFNGKEFYNPGEEHKKRNANYDLFNLWVAILQNQWPESLPKIAYPLLPANYPDGAMVTFINHSTVLIQSKRVNVLIDPIFSYRASPFQWIGPARHREPGLAFDALPTIDVVLVSHNHYDHMDLNTLKSLEKRYHPQFIVPLGNKVILQRQGIKQVSELDWWENVQIKNTRISLLPARHDSRRGLYDLNKTLWGSFGLEIEGRKIYFAGDTGYSPHFKEIKSHWGQPQLSFVPIGAYEPRALAKPYHLNPADAVRAHLDLGSRRSIGIHWGTFQLGAENFTQPVDDLALARKQYGLSAEQFFVIREGIPFYIDK; encoded by the coding sequence ATGGAAGTCATCCTGAAACTTCTGTGGCTTATTTTTTTCTGCCTCTTGTCCGGCTGTCAAAGCGGGTTTTATAAGGGACCGCCTTCGGATCATTTTAACGGCAAGGAATTTTATAATCCCGGGGAAGAGCATAAAAAGCGAAATGCCAATTATGATTTGTTCAATCTATGGGTGGCAATACTGCAAAATCAATGGCCGGAATCCTTGCCCAAAATCGCCTATCCCCTACTGCCGGCAAATTATCCCGATGGCGCAATGGTCACTTTTATCAATCATTCTACCGTGCTCATTCAGAGTAAAAGAGTTAATGTTTTGATTGATCCTATTTTTTCTTACCGCGCAAGCCCATTTCAATGGATTGGCCCGGCTCGGCATCGTGAACCTGGCCTTGCTTTTGATGCATTACCTACGATTGACGTGGTGCTTGTCAGTCATAATCACTATGATCATATGGACTTAAACACGCTCAAAAGCCTGGAAAAACGCTATCATCCCCAGTTTATTGTGCCTTTAGGCAACAAAGTAATCTTGCAGCGCCAGGGAATCAAGCAGGTAAGCGAGCTGGATTGGTGGGAAAACGTACAAATCAAAAATACCAGGATAAGCCTCTTGCCTGCGCGGCATGATTCGCGACGCGGTTTATATGATCTCAATAAGACGCTTTGGGGCTCGTTTGGCCTGGAGATTGAAGGGAGAAAAATATACTTTGCCGGCGATACAGGCTATTCACCTCATTTCAAAGAAATAAAAAGCCACTGGGGGCAGCCGCAGCTAAGCTTTGTACCGATAGGCGCTTATGAACCGCGTGCTCTGGCAAAACCTTACCATTTAAATCCGGCCGATGCAGTACGCGCCCATTTGGACTTGGGCAGCCGCAGATCAATTGGTATTCACTGGGGAACCTTTCAGTTGGGCGCTGAAAATTTTACTCAGCCTGTTGATGATCTGGCCTTGGCTCGCAAACAATATGGGTTGTCCGCAGAGCAGTTTTTTGTTATTCGCGAAGGGATTCCTTTTTATATTGATAAATAA
- a CDS encoding ribonuclease T2 family protein — MPKWISCFFLCFYSSITMAAAASGSFTLEKTCPAYVSKNKKTNPDNVYLQPGQVYEIREINRESNPDWFRVYVSDSSAPLRWISMDCGEASYHTTPSPRCDQSPGLADSFVLAFSWQPAFCQTYGYEAGKPECLHLPARSYQASHLVLHGLWPNQVQCGEHYGFCGTTPRSSHCDYPPLNLNATVSASLKYFMPSYSHGSCLERHEWNKHGSCQLLSADEYFALAIRLTEDMDETALGKFLHDHVGESVNRVDLQEMVRSSFGKDSTRKVYLGCKNGMLVDIFVQLPALITAQESLAELVERAPEASRYEGCPAKVGISDFNSEAWY; from the coding sequence ATGCCTAAATGGATTTCTTGCTTTTTTCTCTGTTTCTATTCTTCAATAACCATGGCAGCTGCGGCTTCTGGCAGCTTTACCCTGGAAAAAACCTGTCCCGCCTATGTTTCAAAAAATAAGAAAACCAATCCGGATAATGTTTACTTACAACCTGGTCAGGTATATGAAATCAGGGAAATCAACCGCGAAAGTAACCCGGACTGGTTTCGTGTGTATGTGTCTGATAGTTCAGCACCGCTTCGCTGGATAAGCATGGATTGCGGGGAAGCTTCTTATCATACTACCCCTTCACCACGTTGCGATCAGAGTCCAGGTTTAGCGGATTCTTTTGTGCTGGCGTTTAGCTGGCAGCCTGCTTTTTGCCAGACTTATGGCTATGAAGCCGGCAAGCCCGAATGCCTGCATCTACCTGCCCGTTCGTATCAGGCGAGCCATTTGGTGTTACATGGGCTATGGCCAAATCAGGTTCAATGCGGCGAACACTATGGGTTTTGTGGCACAACACCGCGCAGCAGCCATTGTGATTACCCTCCGCTTAATCTCAACGCTACGGTTTCGGCATCACTTAAGTATTTTATGCCCAGCTACTCACATGGCAGTTGTCTGGAACGTCATGAGTGGAATAAACATGGTAGCTGTCAATTACTCTCGGCAGATGAGTATTTTGCGCTGGCAATTCGCCTGACTGAGGATATGGATGAAACAGCATTAGGCAAGTTCCTGCATGATCACGTTGGTGAATCGGTAAACCGTGTAGATCTCCAAGAGATGGTACGCTCTTCTTTTGGAAAAGACAGCACCCGAAAAGTATACCTTGGCTGCAAGAATGGCATGTTAGTCGATATTTTCGTGCAATTGCCAGCATTAATAACCGCACAGGAATCCCTGGCGGAATTGGTGGAAAGAGCGCCTGAGGCCAGCCGCTATGAAGGGTGTCCGGCAAAAGTGGGCATTTCTGATTTTAACAGCGAGGCCTGGTATTAA